One window of the Chitinophaga niabensis genome contains the following:
- a CDS encoding bifunctional helix-turn-helix transcriptional regulator/GNAT family N-acetyltransferase: protein MNFFDTVGKLAIGSRLRLLSEKITEDAAQIFKLYDIDMQPKWFPVFYVLSTEGASTVTAIAREIGHSHPSVSKIIAEMSKKGYVKEKNDKADGRRNMVSLSPKGKEIVEKIQDQYKDVNNAVEDLSANTRNDLWKAIGEWEFLLEQKSLLRRVQEQKKERESARVQIVDYKPAYREAFRTLNEEWISTWFKMEEADHKALDDPKGYILNKGGHILVALYEGAPVGVCALIKMKDPEYDFELAKMAVSPRAQGKNIGWLLGNAVIEKARSLGARKIYLESNTVLKPAINLYYKLGFQKVIGRATPYERCNIQMERSI from the coding sequence ATGAACTTTTTTGATACCGTAGGTAAGCTGGCCATCGGCAGCAGGCTACGCTTACTGAGCGAAAAAATAACAGAAGACGCTGCCCAGATCTTTAAGCTGTATGACATTGATATGCAGCCGAAATGGTTCCCTGTTTTCTACGTGCTTTCCACAGAAGGGGCCAGCACGGTAACAGCTATTGCCAGGGAAATAGGGCATTCCCATCCGTCAGTGAGCAAGATCATCGCGGAAATGTCTAAGAAGGGGTATGTGAAGGAAAAGAATGATAAGGCAGACGGCCGCCGCAATATGGTAAGCCTTTCCCCGAAAGGGAAGGAGATCGTTGAAAAGATCCAGGATCAGTATAAAGATGTGAACAATGCCGTGGAAGACTTATCAGCAAACACCCGGAACGATCTCTGGAAAGCTATCGGTGAATGGGAGTTTTTACTGGAACAGAAGTCGCTCCTGCGCAGGGTGCAGGAACAGAAAAAGGAGAGGGAAAGTGCCAGGGTACAGATCGTGGATTATAAACCTGCTTACCGGGAGGCATTCAGGACTTTAAATGAGGAATGGATCTCCACCTGGTTTAAAATGGAAGAGGCGGATCATAAAGCACTGGATGATCCTAAAGGCTATATCCTCAATAAAGGAGGCCATATCCTAGTTGCGTTATATGAAGGGGCGCCGGTGGGCGTTTGTGCTTTGATCAAAATGAAAGACCCGGAGTATGATTTTGAACTCGCCAAGATGGCGGTATCTCCCCGTGCGCAGGGTAAGAACATTGGCTGGCTCCTGGGAAATGCGGTGATTGAAAAGGCCCGTTCCCTTGGTGCCCGCAAAATATACCTTGAAAGTAATACGGTGCTGAAACCAGCCATCAACCTGTATTATAAGCTGGGCTTCCAGAAAGTGATAGGCCGCGCTACTCCCTACGAACGTTGCAACATCCAGATGGAACGGAGTATTTAA